The Carassius carassius chromosome 16, fCarCar2.1, whole genome shotgun sequence genome window below encodes:
- the LOC132159581 gene encoding uncharacterized protein LOC132159581 isoform X1: MRLRKLLYVIISEIHVSFSDETPSHAKSERSVSPVSSSVSMKSDRSKGDGANFIEKTPSSSKSVRSGSHVSSSVSVKSDRSKGFVPNFSEKTQCNKSERSESHVSSSVSMKSDHSKGDRPNFNEKTPSPSKSNKGQKSTVNIGAEITRWDALKAQKGLKSDVELATFLLNRVQFEKSDSNYKNYCNRKNFRENLIWTFKASKY; the protein is encoded by the exons ATGAGACTGAGAAAACTCCTTTATGTTATCATTAGTGAAATACATGTGTCCTTCAGTGATGAAACACCATCACATGCTAAAAG TGAAAGATCAGTTTCACCTGTGTCCAGTTCTGTGTCTATGAAGAGTGACCGTTCAAAAGGTGATGGAGCAAACTTCATTGAGAAAACCCCATCATCTTCCAAAAg TGTAAGATCAGGTTCACATGtgtccagctctgtgtctgtgaagagtgaccgTTCAAAAGGTTTTGTACCGAACTTCAGTGAGAAAACACAATGTAACAAGAG TGAAAGATCTGAATCGCACGTGTCCAGCTCTGTGTCTATGAAGAGTGACCATTCAAAGGGAGATAGACCAAATTTCAATGAGAAAACACCATCACCTTCCAAAAG TAACAAAGGACAGAAGTCCACAGTAAATATTGGTGCAGAAATTACACGGTGGGACGCTCTGAAAGCACAGAAGGGATTGAAGAGTGATGTGGAACTGGCAACTTTTCTTCTCAACAG GGTTCAGTTTGAGAAATCAGACTCAAACTACAAGAATTACTGCAACCGCAAGAATTTCAGAGAAAATCTCATCTGGACCTTCAAGGCAAGTAAATATTAA
- the LOC132159581 gene encoding uncharacterized protein LOC132159581 isoform X2: MRLRKLLYVIISEIHVSFSDETPSHAKSERSVSPVSSSVSMKSDRSKGDGANFIEKTPSSSKSVRSGSHVSSSVSVKSDRSKGFVPNFSEKTQCNKSNKGQKSTVNIGAEITRWDALKAQKGLKSDVELATFLLNRVQFEKSDSNYKNYCNRKNFRENLIWTFKASKY, encoded by the exons ATGAGACTGAGAAAACTCCTTTATGTTATCATTAGTGAAATACATGTGTCCTTCAGTGATGAAACACCATCACATGCTAAAAG TGAAAGATCAGTTTCACCTGTGTCCAGTTCTGTGTCTATGAAGAGTGACCGTTCAAAAGGTGATGGAGCAAACTTCATTGAGAAAACCCCATCATCTTCCAAAAg TGTAAGATCAGGTTCACATGtgtccagctctgtgtctgtgaagagtgaccgTTCAAAAGGTTTTGTACCGAACTTCAGTGAGAAAACACAATGTAACAAGAG TAACAAAGGACAGAAGTCCACAGTAAATATTGGTGCAGAAATTACACGGTGGGACGCTCTGAAAGCACAGAAGGGATTGAAGAGTGATGTGGAACTGGCAACTTTTCTTCTCAACAG GGTTCAGTTTGAGAAATCAGACTCAAACTACAAGAATTACTGCAACCGCAAGAATTTCAGAGAAAATCTCATCTGGACCTTCAAGGCAAGTAAATATTAA